One Faecalispora anaeroviscerum genomic window carries:
- a CDS encoding DUF4320 family protein: MLKILKSKAGEGYIDVAVLVLCAMLVIALAVKVFPVYIQKQQIDTFAVELIREAEISGQIGSETGRREQFLREKTGLTPTVTWSKTGRIQLNEEVTVTVTYKTNIGLFAGFGSFPITLRADAAGKSEVYWK, encoded by the coding sequence GTGCTGAAAATACTGAAAAGCAAAGCCGGAGAAGGCTACATTGATGTGGCGGTGCTGGTGCTGTGTGCCATGCTGGTTATCGCCCTTGCGGTGAAGGTGTTCCCGGTGTATATCCAAAAACAGCAGATTGACACCTTTGCCGTGGAACTCATTCGGGAGGCGGAAATCTCCGGTCAGATCGGCAGCGAAACCGGCCGCCGTGAACAATTCCTGCGGGAAAAGACCGGACTGACCCCCACCGTGACATGGTCCAAGACCGGCAGGATTCAGCTTAATGAAGAAGTCACGGTGACGGTCACCTACAAGACCAACATCGGGCTTTTTGCCGGGTTTGGCTCGTTCCCCATTACGCTGAGAGCAGATGCAGCGGGAAAAAGCGAGGTCTACTGGAAATGA